One region of Acaryochloris thomasi RCC1774 genomic DNA includes:
- a CDS encoding cytochrome b N-terminal domain-containing protein, which translates to MNTTPYIRLRRLSTLIAVSILTLFTLSGVTGILLAFYYDPAAGEAYNSLQNIVENVSSGWLIYSIHNLAGNGIITLAMVQMVILFLGRQFNRHWWLSWISGGLLLLNLMGLGWTSMILGWNQEGFWRLKIELGQISGIPVVGETLARILTGGVGIGTATIQHLYTLHSYVLALTALGLAVTHLTVLIRQQQDDRLFVLDKLEKLVQGSELSEEAASETATSEEREKVTSAS; encoded by the coding sequence ATGAATACCACTCCTTACATACGCTTACGGCGACTCTCAACGCTGATCGCTGTTTCAATCTTGACTTTGTTTACCCTGTCTGGCGTGACCGGCATATTACTAGCGTTTTACTATGACCCAGCAGCAGGAGAAGCCTACAACTCTCTCCAAAATATTGTGGAGAACGTCTCCAGTGGCTGGCTGATCTACAGCATTCACAATCTGGCCGGGAACGGCATCATCACTTTAGCAATGGTGCAAATGGTGATCTTATTTCTAGGACGGCAGTTCAACCGCCACTGGTGGCTGTCTTGGATTAGCGGCGGTCTGTTGCTGCTAAATCTGATGGGCCTGGGCTGGACCTCAATGATTCTGGGCTGGAACCAGGAAGGATTTTGGCGCTTGAAGATCGAGCTGGGCCAAATTTCTGGCATTCCGGTCGTGGGTGAGACCTTGGCTCGCATCTTGACAGGAGGCGTAGGCATCGGCACAGCAACCATTCAGCACCTATATACGCTGCACAGCTATGTCCTAGCCTTGACGGCGCTTGGTTTAGCAGTGACCCACCTGACTGTTCTCATCCGACAGCAGCAAGACGATCGATTGTTCGTCTTGGACAAGCTGGAGAAGCTAGTCCAAGGGTCTGAATTGTCAGAAGAAGCGGCGTCTGAAACAGCAACATCTGAAGAACGAGAGAAGGTGACCTCTGCTTCCTAG
- the petC gene encoding cytochrome b6-f complex iron-sulfur subunit: protein MAQVSGSADVPDMGRRQFMNFLAFGAVTGTAIGGLYPVVRYFIPPSSGGSGGGINAKDALGNDIVVSEYTASHPAGDRNLAQGLKGDPTYVIVDEDDSIRSYGLNAICTHLGCVVPWNVGQDRFICPCHGSQYDNTGKVVRGPAPRSLALAHADVVDDKLVFSTWTETDFRTDEDPWWA, encoded by the coding sequence ATGGCTCAAGTCTCTGGATCCGCTGATGTGCCCGATATGGGCCGTCGTCAATTTATGAACTTTTTAGCGTTCGGCGCTGTGACAGGCACGGCTATCGGCGGCCTGTACCCTGTTGTTCGATACTTTATCCCACCTTCAAGTGGTGGATCGGGTGGCGGCATCAACGCAAAAGATGCCCTCGGTAACGACATTGTTGTCAGCGAGTACACCGCCTCTCACCCCGCAGGCGATCGCAACCTAGCCCAGGGACTCAAGGGTGACCCAACCTACGTAATTGTGGATGAAGACGATTCCATTCGCAGCTACGGCCTCAATGCAATCTGCACTCACCTGGGCTGTGTTGTGCCTTGGAATGTGGGTCAAGACCGGTTTATCTGCCCCTGCCACGGTTCTCAGTATGACAACACCGGTAAAGTGGTTCGTGGTCCCGCACCTCGATCCCTAGCCCTTGCCCATGCCGACGTCGTTGATGACAAGCTGGTCTTTAGTACGTGGACAGAAACAGACTTCCGTACCGACGAAGATCCTTGGTGGGCCTAG
- a CDS encoding CPBP family intramembrane glutamic endopeptidase, which yields MGVTAVLLLVAAKIWRYFDPVPTLPFVWDVTQVTIGIGLGFGITLASAVVYQLWPKYRESADLYLKLILSPLFWPDLIWLGLLPGLSEELLFRGVMLPAFGLNIVGLIISSICFGVLHMSGRNQWPYVVWATAVGMLLGYSVILTGNLLIPVIAHIVTNLISSITWKFRHSDPPPLEKVQN from the coding sequence ATGGGGGTCACAGCAGTCTTACTGCTGGTCGCAGCTAAGATTTGGCGCTACTTCGACCCTGTCCCTACCCTACCCTTCGTGTGGGACGTCACCCAGGTCACCATCGGCATCGGCCTAGGGTTTGGAATCACGCTTGCCAGCGCCGTAGTCTATCAACTTTGGCCCAAGTACCGCGAGTCGGCAGACCTCTATTTAAAGCTCATTCTATCGCCGCTCTTTTGGCCCGATCTAATCTGGCTAGGGCTGCTTCCTGGCCTCAGCGAAGAGTTACTCTTTCGCGGCGTCATGCTCCCCGCATTCGGCCTCAATATAGTCGGTCTCATCATCTCTAGCATTTGCTTCGGCGTCCTACACATGAGCGGCCGCAATCAGTGGCCCTACGTCGTCTGGGCCACCGCCGTGGGAATGCTGCTGGGCTACAGCGTTATCTTGACGGGCAACCTTCTGATTCCGGTGATCGCGCACATCGTCACCAATCTCATCTCCAGCATCACCTGGAAATTCAGACATTCAGATCCACCCCCCCTCGAAAAAGTCCAAAATTAG
- a CDS encoding sigma-70 family RNA polymerase sigma factor has translation MKLPEFPEAGHPLVGPCLEQSDLELTQGFQLHPEQGRFFVAIFCRYGVLTYSLLRNKARVAMQVDYLFARLWRNIFYELRYLPVDASNAPDDFSLQPWVVNKIALCINQDEVPAIETIQYSLEAASPPLWCYLQMALEDLPPLSRLLLTLSQVFRWPDSRIAAVLQAEGEEITIEQIQPKLRYAYRCLQEALPEDIQTIYLPKGEATSTAEQLTLDQVL, from the coding sequence ATGAAGCTACCTGAATTCCCTGAAGCAGGCCACCCACTTGTAGGTCCTTGCCTAGAGCAGAGCGATCTTGAGCTGACTCAAGGATTTCAGCTACACCCCGAGCAGGGTCGATTTTTTGTGGCGATCTTTTGTCGGTATGGCGTGCTCACATACTCGCTATTACGGAATAAGGCCAGAGTGGCAATGCAGGTGGATTACCTATTTGCGCGCCTGTGGCGCAACATTTTTTATGAGTTGAGGTATCTGCCGGTTGATGCCAGCAACGCACCCGATGATTTTTCGCTTCAGCCTTGGGTGGTCAATAAAATTGCTCTATGTATTAATCAAGATGAAGTCCCGGCCATTGAGACAATTCAATATTCTTTGGAAGCTGCCTCTCCGCCTCTGTGGTGCTATTTGCAGATGGCGCTGGAAGATTTGCCGCCGCTCTCTCGCCTATTGCTGACGCTTTCGCAGGTCTTTCGCTGGCCGGATTCCCGAATCGCGGCGGTGCTGCAGGCCGAGGGGGAGGAGATCACAATTGAGCAAATTCAGCCGAAGCTCCGCTACGCCTATCGATGCCTGCAGGAAGCTCTGCCAGAAGATATTCAGACGATTTATCTACCGAAGGGTGAGGCTACTTCAACGGCAGAACAGCTCACGCTCGATCAGGTTTTGTAG
- a CDS encoding DUF3067 family protein codes for MTGSELHQLLLEKWGRSYDVQLRRTQGKVFVQVMWRYLEQASFPMTELEYQEHLDAIATYIKGWGAGQQITDYVQNTKERPRLGKAVSIPVELGGRASEWMVENF; via the coding sequence ATGACTGGCTCGGAGTTACACCAGTTGTTACTTGAAAAATGGGGCCGTTCCTATGATGTTCAACTGCGGCGCACCCAGGGCAAGGTCTTTGTCCAGGTGATGTGGCGCTATTTAGAGCAGGCGTCGTTCCCGATGACGGAGCTAGAATATCAAGAGCATTTAGATGCGATCGCAACCTACATCAAAGGCTGGGGCGCAGGCCAACAGATTACCGACTACGTTCAGAATACTAAAGAGCGACCTCGTCTGGGTAAAGCCGTGAGCATTCCCGTTGAGCTAGGGGGCAGAGCCTCAGAGTGGATGGTGGAAAACTTCTAG